One genomic region from Diachasmimorpha longicaudata isolate KC_UGA_2023 chromosome 18, iyDiaLong2, whole genome shotgun sequence encodes:
- the LOC135171165 gene encoding uncharacterized protein LOC135171165 isoform X2, giving the protein MRVFIASRVIFIDFVICLIVLGSTKMAEGHRKKRYFVFPTPGSFAATKVQIIAGLGLPMDVDISTIIGYVMKFNYALPYNASYLTEPYVRYERSMKGSRRQEITGEFDQQGSSLESISRWDIYQMIESSLAALGSGRNCLLRTIIHFGIISKSGRPRVSRSRSQRPNVLRCL; this is encoded by the exons ATGAGAGTTTTTATTGCATCCCGTgttatatttattgattttgttaTATGCCTTATAGTCCTGGGCTCAACGAAAATGGCTGAGGGGCACAGGAAAAAACGATACTTCGTATTTCCAACGCCGGGTAGTTTTGCGGCTACAAAAGTTCAG ataATCGCTGGTCTGGGTTTGCCAATGGACGTCGATATCAGTACCATAATCGGATATgttatgaaattcaattacgCCCTCCCGTATAACGCGTCGTACCTGACGGAGCCCTACGTGCGGTATGAGAGATCGATGAAGGGCTCTCGTCGGCAAGAAATCACCGGAGAATTCGATCAACAAG GCTCATCCTTGGAATCCATTTCACGATGGGATATATACCAAATGATCGAGTCTAGTCTGGCTGCTCTTGGTTCGGGGAGAAACTGTCTCTTAAGG ACCATCATCCACTTCGGAATCATATCAAAATCTGGCAGACCAAGAGTATCACGCAGCCGAAGTCAGAGGCCGAATGTCCTCCGATGCCTGTAG
- the LOC135170749 gene encoding uncharacterized protein LOC135170749 yields the protein MRLLFWIVLFVMAVGCDVVRLHRAKRVVAFRKGSTFFYRLNYKINSIPWTTIFAQASGFKVAWPLPDGTRSRRSLPDLHSAAQHMYESHGFDGQACLAKNICEALNNARRRGGAIGKILKLLASASNSDWTDAENPLVDCEQHSAACPLQLISVAGFSEM from the exons ATGCGGCTTCTGTTTTGGATTGTTCTGTTTGTCATGGCAGTTGGGTGTGATGTTGTACGGCTACATCGGGCGAAGAGAGTCGTTGCTTTCAGGAAAGGTAGCACTTTTTTC TATCGATTGAACTACAAAATTAATTCGATTCCATGGACCACGATATTTGCCCAAGCATCGGGTTTCAAAGTAGCATGGCCCTTGCCGGACGGTACACGCTCACGCAGATCTCTCCCGGATTTGCATTCGGCCGCTCAACACATGTACGAgag tcATGGATTCGATGGCCAGGCCTGCCTCGCCAAGAACATCTGTGAAGCATTGAACAATGCCAGGCGCAGAGGCGGTGCCATTGGAAAGATATTAAAATTGCTCGCCAG TGCATCGAATTCCGACTGGACTGATGCCGAGAACCCTCTAGTTGATTGTGAGCAACACAGTGCAGCATGTCCACTGCAATTGATCAGTGTTGCGGGCTTCTCGGAGATGTGA
- the LOC135171168 gene encoding uncharacterized protein LOC135171168 isoform X1 — protein MYSIIVIDMVKRRWIEVCPFVLLICSCYGSRAKNATSAVTRLIRSVGFPQGSGMGLFFAVGIPLDIPDKSVSLAFYFEANYILPNDKNSTYFDYDEYYRGRGLDRRTAYEYIQNKLESAGYPGRRCLLRAICEASNGFLLENGLVGDILHIFLTPSSSRTEVLPSEIIKAENFPNCYEYCDCSLSIVDLFTHIQ, from the exons ATGTATTCGATAATTGTGATTGACATGGTAAAACGAAG GTGGATTGAAGTTTGTCCATTTGTATTATTGATATGTAGCTGCTATGGGTCAAGGGCGAAGAACGCAACTTCAGCTGTAACAAGGCTAATACGCTCTGTTGGATTTCCCCAGGGTTCGGGAATGGGG TTATTCTTTGCTGTTGGTATTCCACTGGACATCCCAGACAAATCCGTCTCTCTTGCATTTTACTTCGAAGCTAACTACATTCTTCCcaatgataaaaattcgaCTTATTTCGATTATGACGAGTATTACAGGGGACGAGGATTGGACAGAAGAACAGCGTATGAATACATCCAGAATAAATTGGAAAG CGCTGGATATCCAGGCAGAAGATGCTTGCTGCGAGCTATTTGTGAAGCTTCTAATGGATTTCTGCTGGAAAACGGTCTAGTCGGAGATATCCTTCACATATTCCTCAC GCCATCATCTTCCAGAACCGAAGTCTTACCGTCAGAAATAATCAAAGCTGAGAATTTCCCCAACTGTTACGAATACTGCGACTGTTCCCTCAGCATAGTTGATCTGTTCACCCATATTCAATGA
- the LOC135171168 gene encoding uncharacterized protein LOC135171168 isoform X2, producing MRRWIEVCPFVLLICSCYGSRAKNATSAVTRLIRSVGFPQGSGMGLFFAVGIPLDIPDKSVSLAFYFEANYILPNDKNSTYFDYDEYYRGRGLDRRTAYEYIQNKLESAGYPGRRCLLRAICEASNGFLLENGLVGDILHIFLTPSSSRTEVLPSEIIKAENFPNCYEYCDCSLSIVDLFTHIQ from the exons ATGAGGAG GTGGATTGAAGTTTGTCCATTTGTATTATTGATATGTAGCTGCTATGGGTCAAGGGCGAAGAACGCAACTTCAGCTGTAACAAGGCTAATACGCTCTGTTGGATTTCCCCAGGGTTCGGGAATGGGG TTATTCTTTGCTGTTGGTATTCCACTGGACATCCCAGACAAATCCGTCTCTCTTGCATTTTACTTCGAAGCTAACTACATTCTTCCcaatgataaaaattcgaCTTATTTCGATTATGACGAGTATTACAGGGGACGAGGATTGGACAGAAGAACAGCGTATGAATACATCCAGAATAAATTGGAAAG CGCTGGATATCCAGGCAGAAGATGCTTGCTGCGAGCTATTTGTGAAGCTTCTAATGGATTTCTGCTGGAAAACGGTCTAGTCGGAGATATCCTTCACATATTCCTCAC GCCATCATCTTCCAGAACCGAAGTCTTACCGTCAGAAATAATCAAAGCTGAGAATTTCCCCAACTGTTACGAATACTGCGACTGTTCCCTCAGCATAGTTGATCTGTTCACCCATATTCAATGA
- the LOC135171167 gene encoding uncharacterized protein LOC135171167 isoform X1 — MAQRVGSKIFGCLFFTFFTGGRSFQSSYENRNSEMAKILHRPLRTVSFPEGSTMGLFFALAVPLPDPDKSISLSYFFEATYNLPNSTILEPWTESKRKKRGIDRAQIYGTLANKFESLGYNGRGCLLRSICETSEFNLEDNGVLGDMINIIFTPSTSQPEDLPQDIGEAETIGHSGTCSKYHSICPVGLFNLIGILV; from the exons ATGGCGCAACGAGTGGGAAGCAAAATTTTTGGGTG cttgttcttcacttttttcacgGGGGGGAGGTCATTCCAGTCCTCCTACGAGAATAGAAATTCTGAGATGGCAAAAATACTTCATAGACCGTTACGCACTGTTTCTTTTCCAGAGGGAAGCACAATGGGA CTCTTTTTCGCCCTGGCAGTTCCACTTCCCGATCCAGACAAGTCGATTTCACTCTCATATTTTTTCGAAGCTACGTACAACCTCCCCAATTCCACGATTCTTGAGCCATGGACCGAGAGCAAACGTAAAAAACGAGGAATCGATAGAGCGCAAATTTACGGAACACTTGCAAATAAATTCGAGAG CCTCGGATACAATGGAAGGGGTTGCCTCCTGCGATCCATTTGCGAAACTTCAGAATTCAATTTAGAAGATAATGGAGTTCTTGGCGAtatgataaatattattttcac GCCGTCGACTTCTCAACCCGAGGATCTACCGCAGGACATTGGCGAGGCCGAAACGATAGGACACAGTGGCACCTGTTCGAAATATCATTCCATCTGTCCCGTGGGGCTATTCAACTTGATTGGAATTCTCGTGTAA
- the LOC135171165 gene encoding uncharacterized protein LOC135171165 isoform X1, whose product MRVFIASRVIFIDFVICLIVLGSTKMAEGHRKKRYFVFPTPGSFAATKVQIIAGLGLPMDVDISTIIGYVMKFNYALPYNASYLTEPYVRYERSMKGSRRQEITGEFDQQGSSLESISRWDIYQMIESSLAALGSGRNCLLRVICEAAALPFSKYHGISPELIHVLLTPSSTSESYQNLADQEYHAAEVRGRMSSDACRHLFQDCSENILDYFTEILNEY is encoded by the exons ATGAGAGTTTTTATTGCATCCCGTgttatatttattgattttgttaTATGCCTTATAGTCCTGGGCTCAACGAAAATGGCTGAGGGGCACAGGAAAAAACGATACTTCGTATTTCCAACGCCGGGTAGTTTTGCGGCTACAAAAGTTCAG ataATCGCTGGTCTGGGTTTGCCAATGGACGTCGATATCAGTACCATAATCGGATATgttatgaaattcaattacgCCCTCCCGTATAACGCGTCGTACCTGACGGAGCCCTACGTGCGGTATGAGAGATCGATGAAGGGCTCTCGTCGGCAAGAAATCACCGGAGAATTCGATCAACAAG GCTCATCCTTGGAATCCATTTCACGATGGGATATATACCAAATGATCGAGTCTAGTCTGGCTGCTCTTGGTTCGGGGAGAAACTGTCTCTTAAGGGTAATTTGCGAGGCAGCTGCTCTACcattttcgaaatatcatggAATTTCACCGGAGCTCATTCATGTTCTACTCAC ACCATCATCCACTTCGGAATCATATCAAAATCTGGCAGACCAAGAGTATCACGCAGCCGAAGTCAGAGGCCGAATGTCCTCCGATGCCTGTAGACACTTGTTTCAAGACTGTTCCGAGAACATTCTTGACTATTTCACCGAGATCCTAAATGAATACTAA
- the LOC135170762 gene encoding uncharacterized protein LOC135170762, producing MMSQNKRKFVLFANCLSVVALVFGNGSAANFTEERVLSRQKRYLLFPEGSNVQCVFCLTIGSLPRPTDLVLGLTAALAWELPNKVDKRLPKVLHRQSRSALFPRIEAFLQSTGLDGRSCVLRALCEAGQRRREMVGKGTFVQELLHSIFRLRRDGHRFEKFEDRFYDSAHENTGDCAKDYPTCKHSIYELDV from the exons aTGATGAGC caaaacaaacgaaaattcGTACTTTTCGCCAACTGTCTCAGTGTCGTGGCCCTCGTCTTTGGAAATGGCAGTGCAgcaaattttactgaagagAGGGTGCTGTCCCGACAGAAAAGATACTTGTTATTTCCAGAAGGTAGTAATGTGCAG TGTGTATTCTGTCTGACGATTGGATCCCTTCCCCGTCCGACTGACCTCGTCCTTGGACTGACAGCAGCTCTCGCCTGGGAGCTGCCAAACAAAGTTGACAAAAGACTACCAAAAGTACTGCATCGTCAAAGCCGAAGTGCTCTGTTCCCACGAATCGAGGCATTTCTCCAGTC GACGGGTCTTGATGGCAGGTCCTGCGTACTCAGAGCACTTTGCGAAGCTGGCCAAAGGAGACGGGAGATGGTTGGAAAAGGAACGTTTGTTCAAGAGCTGCTCCATTCCATCtttag ATTGCGACGGGATGGTCATCGATTTGAAAAGTTTGAGGATCGATTCTACGATTCAGCACATGAAAATACCGGTGACTGCGCTAAAGACTATCCAACTTGTAAACACTCCATCTACGAGCTCGACGTGTAA
- the LOC135171166 gene encoding uncharacterized protein LOC135171166, producing MRAVETISLAFVACVLHKTFGHDGGNVAVSPVNGMKLLSRSPRTLLYPNPSTLLLIFGIGTPLQLDRESVIVGAFTKMVYTLPQNSTAFIEPGVQFERTSQTRWSIYKILMNAGNYYGFGGKSCLLRAICEVAAAPFDLRHGLFGQIIQALLTPSSTIEPYDEYEDREYHAAERLGKHVGENCHALYPECSRSALDVFSTIG from the exons ATGAGAGCGGTTGAGACAATCTCGTTGGCATTTGTCGCCTGTGTCCTTCATAAAACTTTCGGTCACGATGGTGGAAATGTCGCAGTGAGTCCAGTGAATGGGATGAAACTTTTGTCGCGTTCACCAAGAACTCTGCTTTATCCGAACCCTTCAACTTTACTG TTAATTTTTGGAATAGGTACCCCGTTGCAATTAGACAGGGAGAGCGTAATTGTCGGTGCATTCACGAAAATGGTGTACACATTACCCCAGAATTCTACAGCTTTTATCGAGCCAGGTGTACAATTTGAGAGAACAAGTCAAACTCGTTGGAGTATCtacaaaatattaatgaatgcTGGTAATTATTACGGTTTTGGTGGTAAATCCTGCCTGCTGAGGGCTATTTGCGAAGTGGCTGCTGCCCCATTTGACCTCCGTCACGGCCTCTTTGGTCAGATAATTCAAGCCTTACTCAC GCCTTCAAGTACCATCGAGCCGTACGACGAGTATGAGGATCGTGAATACCATGCCGCTGAAAGACTTGGTAAGCACGTGGGCGAAAACTGCCACGCCCTTTATCCAGAATGCAGTAGAAGCGCCCTAGACGTATTTTCTACCATTGGATAg
- the LOC135171167 gene encoding uncharacterized protein LOC135171167 isoform X2, with protein sequence MAKILHRPLRTVSFPEGSTMGLFFALAVPLPDPDKSISLSYFFEATYNLPNSTILEPWTESKRKKRGIDRAQIYGTLANKFESLGYNGRGCLLRSICETSEFNLEDNGVLGDMINIIFTPSTSQPEDLPQDIGEAETIGHSGTCSKYHSICPVGLFNLIGILV encoded by the exons ATGGCAAAAATACTTCATAGACCGTTACGCACTGTTTCTTTTCCAGAGGGAAGCACAATGGGA CTCTTTTTCGCCCTGGCAGTTCCACTTCCCGATCCAGACAAGTCGATTTCACTCTCATATTTTTTCGAAGCTACGTACAACCTCCCCAATTCCACGATTCTTGAGCCATGGACCGAGAGCAAACGTAAAAAACGAGGAATCGATAGAGCGCAAATTTACGGAACACTTGCAAATAAATTCGAGAG CCTCGGATACAATGGAAGGGGTTGCCTCCTGCGATCCATTTGCGAAACTTCAGAATTCAATTTAGAAGATAATGGAGTTCTTGGCGAtatgataaatattattttcac GCCGTCGACTTCTCAACCCGAGGATCTACCGCAGGACATTGGCGAGGCCGAAACGATAGGACACAGTGGCACCTGTTCGAAATATCATTCCATCTGTCCCGTGGGGCTATTCAACTTGATTGGAATTCTCGTGTAA
- the LOC135170759 gene encoding uncharacterized protein LOC135170759 isoform X2 yields MLRAVALMLLLSTISKLSIGNPPILLFPKSTVFQFSIGISVPLITNNKGTIATSFAFQFNYALPWNLTQLHEPGIIPSRENHDFNLHTAYAAIEQLLDTYGWRNGRECLLRSICELAEAPLVETDRDILQEVIHLFLTPTGDFPPRVNSSYQGVNKLYHEAELLGRSGGDCTRTYSNCLESPLKSFTKITLTPG; encoded by the exons ATGTTACGTGCCGTAGCCTTGATGCTGCTACTATCTactatttcaaaattatccaTTGGGAATCcaccaattttattatttccaaagagtaCGGTTTTCCAA tTTTCAATCGGCATCTCGGTCCCCCTGATTACCAATAACAAGGGAACCATTGCAACGTCATTTGCATTTCAATTCAACTATGCATTGCCGTGGAATTTGACACAACTTCATGAGCCAGGGATTATACCTTCCCGCGAGAATCACGATTTCAATCTTCATACGGCATATGCTGCTATTGAACAATTACTCGATAC GTATGGCTGGAGAAATGGCAGGGAGTGTCTCCTGAGGAGCATCTGTGAACTAGCTGAAGCACCTCTGGTTGAAACCGATCGAGACATTCTTCAGGAAGTAATTCACTTGTTTCTGAC gCCAACTGGGGATTTCCCACCAAGAGTTAACTCAAGTTATCAGGGCGTAAACAAATTGTATCACGAAGCAGAATTATTGGGTAGATCTGGTGGTGACTGTACTCGGACATACTCCAATTGCCTCGAGTCACCGCTCAAGTCATTTACCAAGATTACTCTGACTCCTGGTTAA
- the LOC135170759 gene encoding uncharacterized protein LOC135170759 isoform X1 — MILIIFSLIGLYSAGGQCETIGPEQVLYSPPLVYPFGGTIKLLVGIAVPISLGGRVLVYGQNLQFQYALPQNATFFTDYFTSLTKRRKRSTSSEYQRKLFYEFLEEEMSRWCGDGISCMMKSICQVSQIPVGDGSLVGEMLNVMLTPDYGKPSFFNAMGYIRAAEAGRRGDDCSILFSGCPEDCGFLDRITELRPFHLD; from the exons ATGATACTTATTATTTTCTCACTTATTGGCTTATATAGTGCTGGAGGACAATGCGAAACAATTGGGCCTGAGCAAGTTTTGTATTCGCCACCTCTGGTATATCCGTTCGGTGGTACTATTAAG TTACTCGTAGGTATTGCTGTGCCTATATCCCTCGGCGGTAGAGTTTTGGTATACGGCCAAAATTTGCAGTTTCAGTATGCACTACCCCAGAATGCAACATTTTTCACCGATTATTTTACATCATTAACGAAGCGACGCAAAAGATCAACGAGCAGTGAATATCAAAGGAAACTATTTTACGAATTTTTGGAAGAAGAAATGAGTAG GTGGTGTGGAGACGGCATATCATGCATGATGAAGAGCATATGTCAGGTATCACAAATTCCAGTGGGAGATGGCAGTCTCGTAGGTGAGATGCTCAACGTCATGCTGAC ACCTGATTACGGGAAGCCGTCATTCTTTAATGCTATGGGTTATATAAGAGCAGCGGAGGCTGGACGGAGAGGTGATGATTGCTCTATTCTTTTCTCGGGATGCCCTGAAGATTGTGGTTTTCTTGATCGAATTACTGAACTCCGCCCTTTTCACTTAgattaa